The Sphingomonas aliaeris genomic interval TCGCGACCGGGTTGGGCGAGGTCTATATGTGGACTGTCCGGCTGGAACACCGAAAGGACGACAAGCACCGCGCTGGCGAGCCGGGGCAGCAACCTGACGGCAGCTATATCACACCGGAAGGCGAGCGGCTGACTACGCCTGAAGATAAGGCGACCTATCTGCGGACCGCGCAGGACTGGATCGTCACGCCTCTGCTCAAGAACGTACCCGGCGTGGCGGGCATCGATTCGATCGGTGGCTACGCCAAGCAATATCTTGTCGTCCCCGACGTGCAGAAACTGGCGTCGCTCAAGATTACACTGACAGATCTTGGCACCGCGCTTGAAAAGAACAACACCAGCGTCGGAGGGGGGTTCGTCAATCGCAACGGTGAAGGATTGGCGGTCCGGTCGGACGCGCTGGTGCGCAATGCGAACCAATTGGCGCGCACCGTCGTTGCCACCCGTGACGGTATCCCCATTACTCTTGACCAGGTCGCCAACGTCCGCACGGGGCAGGCGATCCGGATGGGCTCGGCGTCGGAGAACGGCACCGAAGTCGTCGTCGGCACCGCGATCATGCGGATCGGCCAGAACAGCCGCAACGTGGCGACCGCGGTCGCCGACCGGTTGAAAACTATCAACGCCTCGCTGCCACCTGATGTGGTGGTGCAGCCGGTGCTGGATCGTACCGCGCTGGTCAATTCGACGATCAAAACGGTCGCCAAGAACCTCTCCGAAGGCGCGCTGCTCGTCATCGTCGTGCTGTTCCTGCTGCTCGGCAACTTCCGTGCGGCGCTAATAGCTGCCGCGGTCATCCCGGTCACGATGATGCTCACCGGGTTCGGTATGCTTCGGCTCGGGGTGTCAGCAAACCTCATGAGTCTGGGTGCGCTCGACTTCGGGCTGATCGTCGACGGCGCGGTCATCATCGTCGAGAATGCCCTGCGGCGTCTTGCCGAAAAACAGCATCACGAAGGCCGGCTGCTAAGCGTCAAGGAGCGGCTGGATGCGGTCGCGACCGCAGCGCGAGAGATGATCCGGCCGTCCGTATATGGGCAGGCGATCATCATCCTCGTGTACGTGCCTTTGCTCACGCTGACCGGCGTGGAAGGCAAGACGTTCGTGCCGATGGCGCTGACCGTCATCATCGCGCTGCTCTTTGCCTTTGTTCTGTCGCTGACCTTCGTACCTGCGGCGATTGCCATCTGGCTGTCGCGGAAGGTCAACGAGGAGGACGGCCGGATCATCTCGTGGCTGAAGAAGCGCTACGAGCCGGGCCTGGAAAAGGCGATGAAGCGGCCGATGATAACTATCGGCGCCAGCGTAGTCAGCCTCGTGCTGGCGGCATTCGCTTTCACGACCCTGGGGCAGGTGTTCCTCCCTCAACTCGACGAAGGCGATCTACTCATCCAGTCGCTACGCATCCCGGCGACGTCGGTCCAGCAAAGCCAGGCGATGCAGGTGCCGATCGAGCGGATGGTGTCGAAACAGCCCGAGGTGCGGTTCGTCTTTTCCAAGACGGGCACCGCCGAGCTGGCCTCGGACCCGATGCCGCCCAACGCGACTGACATGTTCGTCATCCTGAAGCCGCATGCCGAATGGCCCAATCCCAAGCTGGAGAAGGCCGCACTTGTCGAACGCCTGGAAACAAAGCTCGCGCAGTTCCCCGGCAACGCCTATGAGATCACGCAACCGATCCAGATGCGATTCAACGAGCTGATTGCCGGCGTGCGTGGCGATATCGCGGTCAAGGTATTTGGCGACGACTTCGCCAGCATGAACCGCACTGCCGAACAGATCGCCAGCGTCCTGCGCAAGACGCAAGGCGCGGCGGACGTGAAGGTCGAACAGACGACGGGGCTTCCGATGCTCGACATTCGAGTGAATCGTGACGCGATGGCGCGGGTCGGCGTCACCGCGCAGGACGTGCAGGACACCATTACCGCCACACTCGGCGGACGGACCTCCGGCATGATCTTCGAAGGCGACCGGCGCTTTCCGGTCGTCATCCGCCTGTCGGACGCCGAACGCGCCGATCTGGGGCTGCTGAAACAGGTGCAGGTGCCGGTAGCCGGCGGTGGCTATGTGCCACTGTCCAGCGTTGCCGACATTGGCGTCGTCGACGGGCCGAACCAGATCAGCCGCGAGAACGGCAAGCGGCGCGTCGTCGTCCAGGCGAATGTGCGTGGGCGCGATGTCGGCAGCGTGGTCGCAGATGCACAGGCTGCTGTGTCGAGCGGGGTACGCCTGCCAGCGGGCAGCTACCTCGAATGGGGCGGGCAGTTCGAGAATCTGGAGTCTGCCAGCCAGCGGCTCCAGCTCGTGGTGCCGGCCTGCTTCGTACTGATCCTGTTCCTGCTCTACGGGGCATTGGGGTCGGTACGCGATGCGGCGATCGTGTTTACAGGGGTGCCGTTCGCGCTGGTGGGCGGCGTCCTGTTGCTCTTCCTGCGCGGCATGGACTTCTCGATCTCGGCCGCGGTGGGGTTCATCGCGCTGTCGGGCATCGCGGTCCTCAACGGACTTGTCATGGTCAGTTCGGTGCAGGACCTGATCCGTTCCGGCATGGACCGCGCCGAAGCGGCGCATACGGGTGCCCTTCAGCGATTACGCCCCGTCGTCATGACCGCGCTCGTCGCAAGTCTCGGCTTCGTGCCGATGGCGTTCGCGAGCGGGGCCGGCGCGGAAGTGCAAAAGCCGCTCGCAACCGTCGTCATCGGCGGGCTGATCTCGGCGACCCTGCTGACGCTGTTCGTGCTGCCGACGCTCTACGCCCGCTTCGGGCAGCAGGCGGTCAAGGTCGACGACACGGACGATACCTCACCGCTCCCGCAACCCGCATGATCGTGGGGGAGGGCGGTCGTGCCCTCCCCCACGCCTCAAGAAAGGGGGCTCGCTCATGACGACGATCGACAATGTAACGACACTCTCCGTATCCCCGCTGCGTGTCTGGACGGTCCTCACGGACTTCGCCGGCCACCCGCAGTGGAAGCCGTTCATCCAGCTTTCCGGTGCCGCGGTCTGCGGCGGTGATGCCAACTACACGTTCCGCATCGGCGGACTCGACAAGCCGGTGACGGCCAAGGCGGATATCATCCGCGTCGATAAGCCGCTGGCGTTCGCATGGACGGCGGGCGTCGCCAGGTTCTTGCTGTTCGAGGAATCTTACGCGCTGGAAAGCGATCCCGCTGGAACCCGCCTGCGCCATAGCCTGCGCTTCTCAGGCATCTTGGGTCGTCCGCTCTGGGCACTGATGCGCCGCAGGCTTCAAGCAAGCCTCGTGCAGTCGGACAGGTGCCTCGATCGCCAGCTTCGGCGCCTGTCGGCGGTGCCGGTTTCCAATAGACGGACTGGACCTGCGCGCACTGGGGCACGGAGGCAGCGATGACGATGCATCATCTTGGCTTGGGTTTTGGCATGGGCATCGTGCTGGTGTTGGCAGGCTGTTCCGAGGAGCCCCGGAAGGGTCCACCGACCGAGCAGGAGATCCACGCTGCGGACACTGCGGTGACCAGCAGGACACCCGGCCGTCACCCCTATCGATGCGACGATAACCAGACGCTTCTGGTCGACTTCAAGGATCAAGGGCTCACAGTCGAGTTACGGCGCGATGCGAATGCACCTGCGGTCGTTCTAACCGCGCCGTTGCAAGGTCTCCAGTATGTCGGCGATGCGGAAAGCGCGACATTCTCGGGCAACCAGATCAAGATCGAGGCACCCGGCAAACGCCCCGTGCTTTGTGAGAAAGCGACAAGCCTATGAGCAATCTTGTATCTAAAACCAGCGGGACGGATCGCCAGCGACGTACGCTCTGGATCGTCCTGATCCTCAATGCCGGGCTTGCACTGGCGTTCGTCGCCACAGGACTGTTCGGTGATTCCAGTGCGCTGATCGCCAATGGCCTCGATAACGGCTCCGATGCCGCGGTATATGGGCTCAGCCTTGTTGCGTTGAGCCGCGGCGCACGCTGGAAGCAAGCTGCGGCCAGGGTGTCCGGCATCATGCTGCTCCTGTTCGCGGTCGCGGTCCTCATCGATGTCGCGCGGCGTTTTACCCAGGGCAGCGATCCGATCGGCCCGACTATGATCGGCATGTCGATTGTCGCTGGCATCATCAATTATCTGTGTCTGCGCCTCCTGCAAAAGCTGGAGAACAAGGACGTCAACCTGCGCGCGGCGACGACCTTCAGCCTCAACGACTTCATCTCGAACGGCGGGATCGTCGTCGCTGGCGTCCTTGTCATGTGGTTGGGCGTGAACTGGCCGGACCTCGTGGTCGGGCTGGCGACAGCCGCAATCCAGTTGTGGGGCGGCATCAAGATCCTGCGTGACGCGAAACAGGACGCGCGCAAAAACAAGGACAATCAGAATGGCTGAGAAGACCAGGCTCGACCTCGCCGTCGTCCTGCCCGACGTCCCGGATGCGGCTGACGCCTGCGTCGCGCGGCTTGTTCAACGGCTGGCGGACCGCGAGGGCGTCAGCGAAGCGCACGTCGTCCCCGCCAGTGGCGAGGCGCCGGCGCAACTGTGCATCCATTACGATCCGGACCAGCTCCCGCTATCCCGTATTCGCGAGGTCGCGACCGGCGCGGGCGCGCAGATAGGTGAGCGCTACGGCCATGCCGTATTCGACATCGGCACGATGCATCAGCGGCGCGCCCGCACCCTTAGCGATCGATTGAAGGCTGTGTCCGGCGTTCTGGAGGCCGAGGTTGCTGCAAGTGGCCGGGTGCGGGTCGAGTTCGACCGGGAACAGACCGACGAATCTACGATCCGCGGCACCGTCGTCGAGCGCGAAGCAGCCGTCCCGCAGGCCGCTAGCGACGATCACGCCGGCCATGACCATGGCCCCGGCGAGCACGATCACGGCAAGGAGGGGCATAACCACAATCATGGCGGCATCCTGGGGCCGAACACCGAGCTGTTCTTCGCATTGGGCTGCGGTGCCGTCCTCGGCATCGGCTTCGCGATCGAGAAGCTGGTCGCCGGGGCGCCGTCGTGGTTGCCGCTCGCCTGCTACCTGATCGCCTATGTGTTGGGCGGTTTCTTCACCGTCCGCGAGGCGATCGACAATCTGCGGATGCGCCGGTTCGAGATCGACACGCTGATGCTGGTCGCCGCAGCGGGTGCAGCCGCGCTTGGCGCTTGGGCGGAAGGCGCGCTGCTGCTATTCCTGTTCAGCTTTGGCCACGCGCTCGAACATTATGCAATGGGTCGCGCCAAGCGGGCGATCGAGGCCCTGGCTGAGCTGGCGCCCAAAACCGCCTTCGTCCGCCGGGAAGGCAGGATCAGCGAGCTTTCCGTCGACACGCTGGTGGTCGGCGACATCGTCGTGGTCAAACCCAATGCACGGTTGCCTGCCGACGGCTTCCTGACGCTGGGTTCGAGCAGCATCAACCAGGCGCCGGTGACGGGCGAAAGTATCCCGGTCGACAAGACCGCAGTCACTGATGCGGATCAGGCACGAGCCGATCCCGACCGCGTCGACGCCGCCAGCCGCGTGTTCGCCGGCACGATCAACGGCAGCGGCGCGATCGAGATCGAGGTCACGCGTCTGTCGACCGACAGCGCGCTCGCCAAGGTCGTGAAGATGGTCAGCGAGGCCGAGACGCAGAAGTCGCCGACGCAGCGAATGACCGATCGGTTCGAACGGGTGTTCGTGCCCGTGGTGCTGGGCCTCGCCGTTCTGCTACTGTTCGCGTGGGTCGTCATCGACGAACCCTTCCGCGACAGCTTCTACCGCTCGATGGCGGTCCTCGTCGCAGCCAGCCCCTGCGCGCTCGCGATTGCGACACCAAGCGCAGTCCTGTCGGGTGTCGCCCGCGCTGCGCGCGGTGGTGTGCTGGTAAAGGGCGGTGGCCCGCTGGAGAACCTTGGTTCGCTGACCGCCATCGCCTTTGATAAGACCGGCACGCTAACGGAAGGCCAGCCCAAGATCACCGATGTCGTCGCAATGACGGACATCGCCGAAGATCGGCTGCTCACGACGGCCGTCGCCGTGGAGACCCTGAGCGATCATCCTCTAGCTGCGGCGATCGTGAAGGACGGTAGGACGCGCCTCAACGACGTAGCACTTCCGCAGGCAAGCGACCTCGAAAGTCTGACTGGCCGGGGTGTCCGAGCAATGCTGGAGGGCGATCCGGTCACGATCGGCAAGGCCGAGATGTTCGGCAACGACGGCATCGCCGCATTGACCGATGAAACGATGGCCGCAGTCGAACGGCTCCGTGCGGGCGGGCGGACGACGATGGTCGTGCGACGCGGCGAGGTGGATCTGGGGGTCATCGGGCTGATGGACACGCCGCGGACTGCCGCCAAGGCGACACTGGCGACGCTGCGCACCCTCGGCATCACCCGTATGATTATGATCTCGGGCGATAATCAAGCGGTCGCGGATGCGATTGCGCGCGAGGTCGGCATCGACGAAGCGTGGGGCGACCTGATGCCGGAAGACAAGGTCGAGGCGATCAAGAAGCTGCGCGGTGACGGCAAGGTCGCGATGGTGGGCGACGGCGTAAACGACGCACCCGCGATGGCCAATGCGACCGTTGGGATCGCGATGGGCGCGGCGGGGTCAGACGTCGCGCTGGAGACCGCCGATGTCGCGCTGATGGCGGACGATCTGGCCCATCTGCCGTTCGCGGTCGGCCTGTCGCGACAGACCCGATCGATAATTCGGCAGAATGTCTTTGTCAGCTTGGGCGTGGTGGCGATCCTGGTCCCTGCGACGATCTTTGGTCTCGGGATCGGGGCTGCCGTCGCCATGCACGAAGGGTCAACGTTGCTCGTGGTCGTGAATGCGTTGCGCCTGCTCGCGTATCGCGACCGGTTCGTCGTGGCGCGGACCGGCTGATGCCTTGGAGACCGCATCCATTAGATGCGGTCTCCGCAGGTTAGAAAGGAGTGTTCGTGATGTCCGATCCCACCGTGTCCGGTGTCCTTGCCGTCCGTGCGCAGATCCTTGCGCGCAGTCAGACGCTCAACCGCCTGACGCCACCAGAAGTGACGCCTGGGGCGGTTTCGACCGTGCCGCGGACCGAAGCGCCGGCGACATTTGGAGACACCCTGAAGAGCATCGTCGGCAAGGTGAACGCGGCACAGGAAGCCGAGGACGTCGCCACCGAACGCTACGAGCGTGGCGAGACTACCGATATCGCCACCGTGGCGCTGATGCAGAACCGCGCTTCGATATCCTTCGAGGCGACGCTTCAGGTCAGGAACAAGCTCCTGTCGGCCTACAAGGACATTATGAGCATGCCCCTTGGATGACGCACCTCTGTGCGCCAGTGCATACGACCATGCCGAAGAGCATGTGGCGTACGCGTACGCACATAGCTTTGATCGCCGTGCTGGCTGGCGCCTGCTCGCCCGTCCGGCAGGACGACGACGCCGATGCATACAACACGTTGCCGTCCAGTTCCGAAATGCGAATGCGTGTCTTCACCTGTGAAGATGGAACGTCGATCGTCACTGATCTGAGTGCCGATACCTTCGTCGTCGACCTCATCGGTGCGACGCGGGAGGATGGTGAGCAACTGACTGTACCACGCGCCCAGGTCCGCACTGCCGGTGGACGGCTGACGGTCATGATCGGCCAGGATCGGCTCCACCTCGAGCGGATCGGCAAGCAGGGCATCGACGAGCATCTGTCGTTTAGGGGAAAATCATGCTGGCGCTGACCTATACGATCATTCCGGTGCTTGCCGTGATCCTGGGCGGCATCTTTGCGACATGGCGTCGGCCCGGCGATGCCTTCATATCCGCGATGCAGCACCTCGCCGCCGGTGTCGTGTTCGCCGCTGCGGCAACCGAAATCCTACCGCAGGTGCTGCACGCCGGCTCACCGCTGGCCACGTTCATCGGTGGATCGGTGGGGGTCGCGGTAATGCTAGGACTGAAGGCGTACGAAGCTCGTGCGGCTGGACCTGTCGCGCTGATATCAGCGGTCGGTATCGACATCGTTGTCGACGGTCTGGTTCTGGGCCTTGCGTTCGTCGCTGGTGCCAAGGCGGGCGTCCTGCTCACCGTCGCGCTCACGCTGGAGGTGCTGTTTCTCGGCGTGACGCTGACAACGGAACTCGCCGAATCCACCACCTCGAAACTAAGGATCATCCTTACCGTGACGGGTCTAGCGCTGCTGCTGCCGGTCGGTGCGCTGCTGGCGATCCCGGTCGCTGGCCTGTCGCCTCCGATAGTCGCGGGCTTCCTGTGCTTCGGCCTCATGGCACTCCTGTTCCTCGTCACCGAAGAGTTGCTGGCCGAAGCACACGAGAAGCCGGACACGCCGCTCATCAGTGCGATGTTCTTCGTCGGCTTCCTCTCGCTCCTCCTCATTGAGGAAATCGCGATGTGACGAGCCTGACCTCAAACGGCGCCGACGTGCGCCGCGATCGATCCAGCAAGGGGAATGAAATGTCGATAATCAAGGCACAATGGCTTATTTTGGGCGTGGCTGCGGCCCTGTCCGCGTGTTCGGCCGAGAAGCCTTCGTACCAATTCACGTCGAATGAATCCGGTCCGACCGATGCGATCCATGGATCGAACGTGCAGCATGCCAAGGACGCGATCCACGGGGCGAACCCTGCGCACGATAAGACAAGCATGGTCATGCCATCGACCGGCGATCCGGACACCGACTTCCTGCGCGGCATGATCCCGCATCACGAAGGTGCAGTGGAGATGGCGCGTGCCGAGATCGCCAACGGCACCGATCCGAAAATTCGGGAAATGGCGGAGGAGGTGATCCGAACGCAACAGGCCGAGATCACGACGATGCGGGCTTGGCTTGCCGAGCGTCGAGCTGCCAGAAAGGGCTCCTGATGATGTCTCGCAGTCATTCCGATGATGCTGCACTACCCCTGTGCCCCATGCCCGCTCGGGCTCAGATGGGGCGGGTGGCGTGACGGAATATCGATGCGATGCGCTCATCATCGGCGGGGGGCCAGCAGGATTGACCGCCGCGATCTACCTCGCACGCTATCATCGGCGCATTATCGTGGTCGATGAGGGAAACAGCCGGGCGAAATGGATACCGCGTTCGCACAACCACGCCGGTTTTCCGGACGGGATTGCAGGTGAAGACCTTTTACACCGGATGCGCGAACAGGCCGAGCGCTACGGTGCTACGATTGTGAACGGCCGCATCGACACGGTGGCGCAAAACGCTGATGACTTCGACGCTTGCGGAGTTGGAATAACCCTGTCCGCGCGATCGATCCTGATCGCAACGGGAGTCGAGAACCGTCGCCCCTCGATCGACGCTGCGACCCATCGCGACGCACTGGAGCGCGGCCTGCTACGCTACTGCCCGATCTGCGACGGTTATGAAGCGACTGGCCAAGCTATCGGCGTCATCGGCGCGGACACTCATGGCGTCGCTGAGGCGCTGTTTCTCCGCACGTTTTCCGATCGAATAACGCTAGTGGCGCACAAGACGCTCGAACTCGACGCTTGCGACCGCGGGGCGCTGGAGGCGGCAGGTATTGCGGTAGCGCCAAGTGCGCTCGACCAAATCGATTTTGCTGAAGAACACGTAACGCTGCGTCTGGCCGATGAGACACAATTGCAGTTTGACACGATCTACCCAGCGCTCGGTTCGGATAGCAATAACGCCCTTGCGCGGCAGCTCGGGGCCAAGCTCAGCGACGAGCGCTGTATTGTGGTCGACACCAAACAGCGCACCAGCGTTTCGGGCGTTTACGCTGCCGGCGACATCGTCATATCGCTGGATCAGATAAGCGTCGCCATGGGCCATGCAGCTATCGCCGCGACAACTTTGCATAATGACCTTCGCAAGCGCGATGGCCATACCCGCTGAACGAAGATCAGCTGAAGGAAGATTATCAGCCTTACCCGCAATGGAATCCCGGGATTTGACCCATAACTATGGCCAGCGTTGGTCGGACGAGACCGACGTCGAACTGCGCAAGCGGATCGACGCACGCCAGAGTGTTGGCCAGATCGCGCGCGACATGGGGCGGACGCAGGATGCGATCCGTGGGCGAGCGGCAACGCTGCGCCTTTCTCTGCCCTCGACTATGCGCCCGTGGCGCGAGGGGGTAAAACGGGGACCGCGAATGCAGCGGCCGGACCCTAGCTCGACTGGCGAGAATTAAATGCCGGGGAGCGGCCCCCGCCCCCGGCAACCTTGTTACTTCATGTTCGGCATGGCGTGGCCGACGTGATCGCCGCCCTTGGCCTTGTCCCCATGATCGCAGCAGTCAGCGCCGTCCTTGCAGCCCGCCATGTCGGCGCAGCAGTTCGCCACGCCGCGAAAGCGCCGGTCGAGAGCGTGAGGGCGAAAGTGGCGCTGATGAGCTTGAACTTGGTCATTGGTATTCTCCGGAAAGTAGCAGGTGAAATTGATTGGTTTCACTAAATTTGCGGAGGGGGTGTCGCGGGCGCGCTGGCTCGGCCAAGAAGGGTAGCTTGCTGCCCGAAATATGGGACCACCTCACTGTGGGCGCTGCGATTAGCTGGCGATATGACCATACGACTTGGCAGGTTGAGGGTATAAGCCATGAACGGCGCGCCCGCACTGTCGGCGAAGCGCTGTGCCGAGTGCCGAGTGCCGGGTGTGCTACAGGCTGAAAGGCGGCGCGCCGAGGGAAAACCTCGGCTCGCTGAAGGCGTTTGCGTTCGACAAGACGGGGACGCTGACGGAAGGGCGATCGTGCATCACCGACACGATGGCCGTCGACGGCGCGAGTGCGGAGGATCTGTTGGCACTCGCCGTAGCGGTTGAAGCCTTGAGCGATCATCCGCTGACGCAGACGATCGTCAAGGATGGAGGCGAGCGCCTACGTGGGCGCGACCTTACGAGCGCTACGGATCTTAAGATCCTGACAGGGCGCGGCGTCACCGCAACTGTCGACCGTGAAACGGTTTGGATCGGCAAGGCCGAGATGTTCGCCGTTGAGGGTGTCCCCGCACTACACACCGCTACGACCGAAGCGATCGCCGCCCTTCGCGAGAGCGGACGTACCACAATGGGTGCGCAAGGGTGACCGGGACATCGGCGCGATCGGCCTGATTGATATGCCTCGCGAGGCAGCCAAGGTTGCGCTCAGGAGTCTGCGCGACATGGGTATCACTCGGATGATTATGATTTCGGGCGATCATCACAAGGTTGCCGATGTCGTCGCCAGGAGGTTGAGCTCGACGAGGCCTGGGGCGATCTGATGCTGGAGGACAAGGTCGCGGCGATCAAGACACTCGCTGGCGAGGACAAGGTGGCGATGGTCGGCGACGGCGTAAACGATGCGCCGGCGATGGCGAGTGCGACAGTCGGCATCGCGATGGGCGCTGCCGGATCAGATGTCACGCTGGAAACCGCCGACGTTGCACTGATGGCGGACGATCTCGCCCATCTGCCGTTCGCCGTCGGCTTGAGCCGCCATACCCGCGGCATCATCCGGCAGAACGTGTTCGTCAGCCTCGGGGTCGTCGCGTTACTCGTGCCCGCGACGATCCTCGGCCTTGGGATCGGCCCGGCCGTCGCGATGCATGAAGGCTCGACGCTGCTGGTCGTGTTTAATGCGCTGCGCCTGCTCGCCTATCGCGATCCCGCTGTACGAGCTGCATGACGCCGATCGCACAATGCATCGCTCGTCGGCGGCAGAGCCGCCGGCGTGACGTGCGCCCTCTATCTTCACCGCTGCGACCGCTAAATCATTGGTGTCGACAAAGATCTTAGCCGCGCTGAATAGAACCCTTTTCCCGCAATCACCCCCGGCTTCCCTGAGAAGAACGGCGGCCGATACATGGGAACGATAGAAGCGTGAATTGGGTTCAGCGGTCGAATGCATACTTTAAATGGGAAGCAACAATGGACGATGGGGACGATCAGAAGATGAGCAGCTCCGCTGCCGGCTCGGGGGGACATTACGGCTATCACGGCCACCACCATCATGGAGGTGGCGCGACGGTTGGTATGAACGACGTGGTAGATCCGGTCTGCGGCGCAACCATCGACCCTCACATGACGAGACACTACGTCGATAGCGAGGATCAGCGGCTCTTTTTCTGCTCATCGGCATGCCAACAAAGGTTTGAAGCAGAGCCAGACCGGTATCGATGAGGGAGAGATGCCGCACGATCAAGGCAGCCCTTCATTAAACATGGCTCCCGATCATATGTCGCCGACGGCGCGAGCGGGACACTAACCCCCTCCGAGCGCGTTAGAACAATCCATAATAAAGGAGAGCGCAAATGCCCGAAGAGAAGCTTGGCTCGCATCACGACCATCCCGGACATACGCCTGGTGATCTCGACCCCCACGGTCACCGCGACACGAGCGGGCAGCAAGAGGTGCCAGGAGAGCACCACGATCACCCGGGCCACGTGCCCGGCGATCTCGACGAACACGGCCACCGGGATACTAGTGGCCAGCGGGACGTGCCAGGCGAGCACCACGATCACCCTGGCCATACTCCGGGCGATGTCGATCCAGACGGCCATCGTGACAAGAGCGATTCTGGCTCGAACTGAAATGCTACCTCGGCGAGGCCCTCCCCGCCGAGGTAGATTGCGACGGCATTTCTTCGGCAGGAGCGACAGCCGCGCGCCGCACCTGAGCGTTCATCTATCGAACGTTTTTGCGAGGATCGCCTCGGTAGCGACAGGTCCCTACTAACCGTTCTAGAGCTATTCGCGAGCGGGCAAGCGATGGTGGAACCGACGCATCTCACGCCCTGGTTCCGCCTGAGACGGGCCCAAGTTCAACAGACTGAACGAGTGTAAGGCGAAAATACACGGCAAAGTCGGTAGCCCTTTATTCGGCTTTTTACCGGAGAAGCTTACCCAACCCGTTCCAACGGCTGCCTGTAAGCGGAGGGGGCAGGCGTGAGACCAGATCGCAGTTCGGCACGCGCCTGTCGCATGATCTGGAAGCCGCCCGACAGACCGAGCACCGCCATCAATGTCGCCACCACAAGATCAGGCCAGGCGCTGTTCAGACCAAAGACGCCGCCTGCAGCCAGCACCACGGCGATATTGCCGATCGCGTCGTTGCGCGAGCAGATCCAAACCGAGCGCATGTTCGCGTCACCGCTGCGAAAGCGGTACAGCATGACTGCGACCAGCAGGTTTGCAATAAGCGCCGCGACCCCAATGATGCCCATGACCTCGGCATGGGGTACAGTGCCGTAAAGCGCCCCCCAGCCTGCCGCGAGCAAGACATAGAGCCCGAGCACGGCAAGCGTCGCGCCCTTCAGCATCGCTGCCCGCGCGCGCCAAGCTATCGCCATCCCGGCGACGCCCAAGCTGATCGCGTAATTGGCGGCGTCACCGAAAAAGTCGAGCGCGTCGGCTTGAAGCGCTTTCGATCCGCCCGTAATCCCAGCGACGATTTCGACCCCAAACATGCCGCCGTTGATGGCGAGCGCGATCCATAAGGCGCGCCGCCACTTTGGGTCGTTCAGGGTGCCCGGCTTATCGGACGCGCAGCTCGTGCAGGCCATCTTTGCCACCTCGGTAGAATCGATCTGGCAACCTATATGCACCCTCTAGTCGGTAGAGGGTCAAGCGCTGTGTCTGAGAAACTGACGATCGGGAAGCTGGCTTCGGCGACAGGCACCAAGGTCGAGACGATCCGCTATTACGAACAGA includes:
- a CDS encoding heavy metal translocating P-type ATPase, translated to MAEKTRLDLAVVLPDVPDAADACVARLVQRLADREGVSEAHVVPASGEAPAQLCIHYDPDQLPLSRIREVATGAGAQIGERYGHAVFDIGTMHQRRARTLSDRLKAVSGVLEAEVAASGRVRVEFDREQTDESTIRGTVVEREAAVPQAASDDHAGHDHGPGEHDHGKEGHNHNHGGILGPNTELFFALGCGAVLGIGFAIEKLVAGAPSWLPLACYLIAYVLGGFFTVREAIDNLRMRRFEIDTLMLVAAAGAAALGAWAEGALLLFLFSFGHALEHYAMGRAKRAIEALAELAPKTAFVRREGRISELSVDTLVVGDIVVVKPNARLPADGFLTLGSSSINQAPVTGESIPVDKTAVTDADQARADPDRVDAASRVFAGTINGSGAIEIEVTRLSTDSALAKVVKMVSEAETQKSPTQRMTDRFERVFVPVVLGLAVLLLFAWVVIDEPFRDSFYRSMAVLVAASPCALAIATPSAVLSGVARAARGGVLVKGGGPLENLGSLTAIAFDKTGTLTEGQPKITDVVAMTDIAEDRLLTTAVAVETLSDHPLAAAIVKDGRTRLNDVALPQASDLESLTGRGVRAMLEGDPVTIGKAEMFGNDGIAALTDETMAAVERLRAGGRTTMVVRRGEVDLGVIGLMDTPRTAAKATLATLRTLGITRMIMISGDNQAVADAIAREVGIDEAWGDLMPEDKVEAIKKLRGDGKVAMVGDGVNDAPAMANATVGIAMGAAGSDVALETADVALMADDLAHLPFAVGLSRQTRSIIRQNVFVSLGVVAILVPATIFGLGIGAAVAMHEGSTLLVVVNALRLLAYRDRFVVARTG
- a CDS encoding cation transporter, which translates into the protein MSNLVSKTSGTDRQRRTLWIVLILNAGLALAFVATGLFGDSSALIANGLDNGSDAAVYGLSLVALSRGARWKQAAARVSGIMLLLFAVAVLIDVARRFTQGSDPIGPTMIGMSIVAGIINYLCLRLLQKLENKDVNLRAATTFSLNDFISNGGIVVAGVLVMWLGVNWPDLVVGLATAAIQLWGGIKILRDAKQDARKNKDNQNG
- a CDS encoding SRPBCC domain-containing protein, which translates into the protein MTTIDNVTTLSVSPLRVWTVLTDFAGHPQWKPFIQLSGAAVCGGDANYTFRIGGLDKPVTAKADIIRVDKPLAFAWTAGVARFLLFEESYALESDPAGTRLRHSLRFSGILGRPLWALMRRRLQASLVQSDRCLDRQLRRLSAVPVSNRRTGPARTGARRQR
- a CDS encoding efflux RND transporter permease subunit, yielding MIARIVNWAVEKRWLVLLLTAIVAVIGAFSLSRLPIDAVPDITNNQVQINVRAPALSPELVEKQVSFPIETALAGIPGLDNTRSLSRNGFAQITAVFDESTDIYFARQQVGERLQGVAESLPDGVNPEMGPIATGLGEVYMWTVRLEHRKDDKHRAGEPGQQPDGSYITPEGERLTTPEDKATYLRTAQDWIVTPLLKNVPGVAGIDSIGGYAKQYLVVPDVQKLASLKITLTDLGTALEKNNTSVGGGFVNRNGEGLAVRSDALVRNANQLARTVVATRDGIPITLDQVANVRTGQAIRMGSASENGTEVVVGTAIMRIGQNSRNVATAVADRLKTINASLPPDVVVQPVLDRTALVNSTIKTVAKNLSEGALLVIVVLFLLLGNFRAALIAAAVIPVTMMLTGFGMLRLGVSANLMSLGALDFGLIVDGAVIIVENALRRLAEKQHHEGRLLSVKERLDAVATAAREMIRPSVYGQAIIILVYVPLLTLTGVEGKTFVPMALTVIIALLFAFVLSLTFVPAAIAIWLSRKVNEEDGRIISWLKKRYEPGLEKAMKRPMITIGASVVSLVLAAFAFTTLGQVFLPQLDEGDLLIQSLRIPATSVQQSQAMQVPIERMVSKQPEVRFVFSKTGTAELASDPMPPNATDMFVILKPHAEWPNPKLEKAALVERLETKLAQFPGNAYEITQPIQMRFNELIAGVRGDIAVKVFGDDFASMNRTAEQIASVLRKTQGAADVKVEQTTGLPMLDIRVNRDAMARVGVTAQDVQDTITATLGGRTSGMIFEGDRRFPVVIRLSDAERADLGLLKQVQVPVAGGGYVPLSSVADIGVVDGPNQISRENGKRRVVVQANVRGRDVGSVVADAQAAVSSGVRLPAGSYLEWGGQFENLESASQRLQLVVPACFVLILFLLYGALGSVRDAAIVFTGVPFALVGGVLLLFLRGMDFSISAAVGFIALSGIAVLNGLVMVSSVQDLIRSGMDRAEAAHTGALQRLRPVVMTALVASLGFVPMAFASGAGAEVQKPLATVVIGGLISATLLTLFVLPTLYARFGQQAVKVDDTDDTSPLPQPA